Proteins from a genomic interval of Chitinophagaceae bacterium:
- the secY gene encoding preprotein translocase subunit SecY — MKGLIRTLTNIYKIEELRNRILFTLGLILIYRFGTYVVLPGIDPSALDSLEQQGQGGLLGLVNLFAGGAFSRASIFALGIMPYISASIAVQLLTLAVPYFQKLQKEGESGRRQINQITRYLTVIVTAAQAFGYIFNINFIAGDAVIISQGLFTLSTVIVLTAGTIFVMWIGEKITDRGIGNGISLLIMIGIIATLPFALAAEFTSRLNEGGGLVVFLIEIAVLVSVVVAVVLLVQGTRRIPVQYAKRVVGNKQYGGVRQYIPLKVNAAGVMPIIFAQALMFIPGTVAQFFPDAAESSGFVAAFNDFTSAPYNIVHFLLVILFTYFYTALIVNPVQMADDMKKNGGFIPGVKPGKKTAEFIDSVMSRIVLPGSIFLAFVAILPAFAMMFGVNMQFAMFFGGTSLLIMVSVTLDTLQQVESHLLMRHYDGLMKSGRIKGRSASVGAGI; from the coding sequence ATGAAAGGATTAATCCGTACACTGACTAACATATATAAAATTGAAGAGCTGAGAAACAGAATCTTGTTTACACTCGGCCTTATTCTTATATACAGGTTTGGAACTTATGTTGTGTTACCCGGTATTGATCCGAGTGCACTGGATAGTTTAGAACAACAAGGACAAGGTGGATTGTTAGGATTAGTTAATCTCTTTGCAGGTGGTGCTTTCTCAAGAGCATCAATTTTTGCACTTGGTATCATGCCTTATATATCTGCTTCCATTGCAGTGCAGTTATTGACATTGGCTGTACCTTACTTTCAAAAACTCCAGAAAGAAGGAGAAAGTGGCAGAAGACAAATAAATCAAATCACCAGATACCTGACAGTAATAGTTACAGCAGCTCAGGCATTTGGCTATATATTTAACATTAATTTTATTGCAGGAGATGCCGTTATTATTTCACAGGGATTGTTTACATTATCAACTGTAATCGTTCTTACTGCGGGTACTATTTTTGTAATGTGGATTGGTGAAAAAATTACTGATCGCGGTATAGGAAATGGTATTTCATTACTCATCATGATTGGTATTATTGCAACATTACCTTTTGCTTTGGCAGCAGAATTTACTTCCAGATTAAATGAAGGAGGAGGATTAGTTGTCTTTTTAATTGAAATCGCAGTATTGGTATCGGTTGTAGTGGCTGTAGTTCTACTGGTTCAGGGTACAAGAAGGATACCGGTTCAGTATGCAAAAAGAGTAGTGGGCAACAAGCAGTACGGTGGAGTAAGACAGTATATACCTCTTAAAGTTAATGCTGCCGGAGTTATGCCGATTATTTTTGCTCAGGCTTTAATGTTTATTCCCGGTACTGTAGCTCAGTTTTTCCCCGATGCAGCTGAAAGTTCCGGTTTTGTAGCTGCCTTTAATGATTTTACATCTGCTCCTTATAATATTGTCCACTTCTTATTAGTCATACTGTTTACCTATTTTTACACAGCTTTGATTGTGAATCCAGTGCAAATGGCCGATGATATGAAAAAGAACGGTGGTTTTATACCGGGTGTAAAACCCGGGAAGAAGACGGCAGAATTTATTGATTCAGTTATGTCCCGTATTGTTTTACCAGGATCCATATTTTTAGCTTTTGTGGCTATATTGCCAGCATTTGCTATGATGTTTGGAGTGAATATGCAATTTGCTATGTTCTTCGGAGGAACTTCACTACTTATTATGGTGAGTGTAACTCTTGATACTTTACAGCAAGTAGAAAGTCATCTTTTGATGAGACACTACGACGGCCTTATGAAATCCGGCCGTATAAAAGGGCGCTCTGCATCTGTCGGAGCAGGTATTTAA
- the rpmD gene encoding 50S ribosomal protein L30 encodes MEKVRITQIKSQIDRPERQKRTLKALGLTRMHKTVEKENSPQIAGMIKKVEHLIKVEYL; translated from the coding sequence ATGGAAAAAGTCAGAATAACACAAATTAAAAGTCAGATTGACAGACCGGAGAGACAGAAAAGAACACTCAAGGCGCTCGGACTTACAAGAATGCACAAGACTGTGGAGAAAGAAAACTCACCACAAATCGCAGGCATGATAAAGAAAGTAGAACATTTAATAAAAGTTGAATATTTATAA
- the map gene encoding type I methionyl aminopeptidase, whose protein sequence is MIYYKTNDEIELLRQSSLLVSKTHATIIPYLKEGVTGKKIDKIAEEFIRDNKAIPAFKGLRGFPATLCISPNEQVVHGIPSDEPFKNGDVLSIDCGVKMNEFFGDSAYTYAIGEITEEVRNLLEVTRQSLYDAIEFAVHGKRLGDIGYAVQNLAEKKHKYGVVRELVGHGVGRTLHEEPEVPNYGRRGTGPLLKEGLVLAIEPMVNLGVKEIVQLKDGWTIITKDKKPSAHFEHTVAVKKGKADILSSFEILEEEIKKNENLTSFFK, encoded by the coding sequence ATGATTTATTATAAAACGAATGACGAAATTGAATTGCTTCGTCAAAGTTCTTTATTAGTTTCTAAGACCCACGCTACTATTATTCCTTACCTTAAAGAAGGTGTAACCGGAAAGAAAATAGACAAAATTGCAGAGGAATTTATAAGAGACAATAAGGCAATTCCTGCATTTAAAGGACTTAGAGGATTTCCCGCAACTCTTTGTATATCACCAAATGAACAAGTGGTTCACGGAATCCCTTCAGATGAGCCCTTTAAAAACGGAGACGTTTTATCAATTGATTGCGGAGTCAAAATGAATGAATTTTTTGGAGACTCTGCATATACGTATGCTATTGGTGAAATAACCGAAGAAGTTAGAAACTTGCTGGAAGTTACCAGACAATCCTTATATGATGCAATAGAATTTGCCGTCCACGGAAAAAGGTTAGGAGATATTGGATACGCAGTGCAAAATCTTGCTGAAAAAAAACATAAATACGGAGTAGTAAGAGAACTAGTCGGACATGGTGTCGGACGAACTCTGCATGAAGAGCCGGAGGTACCGAATTACGGAAGAAGAGGAACAGGCCCATTATTAAAAGAAGGTTTAGTGTTAGCAATTGAACCAATGGTTAACCTGGGAGTAAAAGAAATTGTACAGCTTAAAGATGGCTGGACAATCATTACGAAAGACAAAAAACCATCAGCTCACTTTGAACATACTGTTGCTGTTAAAAAGGGAAAAGCAGATATACTTTCATCCTTTGAAATATTAGAAGAAGAAATAAAAAAAAATGAAAATCTTACTAGTTTTTTCAAATAA
- a CDS encoding 50S ribosomal protein L18, with translation MLTKKSLRRRKIRYRVRKKIFGTENRPRLSVYRSNKEIYAQVIDDEKGLTLASFSSRKLKDDVAGKTKSEVSELVGKELGKLTKDAGITTIVFDRGGYLYHGRVKSLADGVRSEGIIF, from the coding sequence ATGTTAACAAAAAAGAGTCTAAGAAGAAGAAAAATACGATACAGAGTAAGGAAGAAAATTTTCGGTACAGAAAATCGTCCAAGACTTTCCGTTTACAGAAGTAATAAGGAAATCTATGCTCAGGTTATTGATGACGAAAAAGGTCTTACATTAGCTTCATTTTCTTCCAGAAAATTAAAGGATGATGTAGCAGGTAAAACTAAGTCTGAAGTTTCTGAATTAGTAGGGAAGGAATTAGGTAAATTGACTAAAGATGCCGGAATTACAACCATAGTTTTTGATAGAGGAGGATACCTTTATCACGGTAGAGTTAAGAGTTTAGCTGATGGTGTCAGAAGTGAAGGAATAATATTCTAA
- a CDS encoding 30S ribosomal protein S5, whose translation MKVNTNKQKVKTSETELKEKVVAINRVAKVTKGGRTFSFSAIVVVGDENGVVGYGLGKAREVSVAISKGTDDAKKHLIKVPIIKGSVPHIQQGKFGAGKVMLKPASNGTGVIAGGTVRIVMESAGYSDVLTKSLGSSNPHNVVKATFDALLKMRDASTIATERNLDLKKVFNG comes from the coding sequence ATCAAGGTGAATACCAATAAGCAAAAAGTAAAAACGAGCGAAACAGAATTAAAAGAAAAGGTAGTCGCAATCAATCGAGTGGCCAAAGTAACAAAAGGTGGTAGAACATTTAGTTTCTCTGCTATAGTTGTTGTAGGTGATGAGAATGGTGTTGTAGGCTATGGTTTAGGTAAAGCAAGGGAAGTATCAGTAGCTATTTCTAAGGGTACAGATGATGCAAAAAAACACCTGATTAAAGTTCCGATTATCAAGGGATCTGTTCCTCATATTCAGCAAGGTAAATTTGGCGCAGGAAAAGTAATGCTAAAGCCCGCATCAAATGGTACAGGTGTAATCGCAGGTGGCACAGTTCGTATAGTAATGGAAAGTGCCGGATATTCTGATGTTTTAACCAAATCATTAGGATCTTCTAATCCGCACAACGTTGTGAAAGCAACATTTGATGCGCTCCTGAAAATGAGAGACGCCTCTACTATTGCTACAGAGAGAAATTTAGATTTAAAAAAGGTTTTTAACGGTTAA
- a CDS encoding 50S ribosomal protein L15 translates to MDLSSLKPAKGAVKIRKRIGRGQGSGRGGTSTKGHKGAKSRSGYKFRPGFEGGQMPLQRRLPKFGFKNPFRVAYTALNLDTLQHLADKHKVTEISVDFLREKNVISRTEKVKVLANGELTSKLVVKVHKSSAKAEEAIKNAGGSLELIK, encoded by the coding sequence ATGGATTTATCAAGCTTAAAACCAGCCAAAGGTGCTGTTAAAATAAGAAAGAGAATTGGTAGAGGTCAGGGATCCGGAAGAGGAGGAACATCTACTAAAGGACATAAAGGAGCTAAGTCTAGATCAGGATATAAATTCAGACCGGGTTTCGAAGGTGGTCAGATGCCATTACAAAGACGATTACCAAAGTTTGGATTTAAAAATCCATTCCGTGTGGCATATACTGCTCTAAATTTGGATACACTCCAACATTTGGCAGATAAGCACAAGGTAACCGAGATAAGTGTAGATTTCCTTAGGGAAAAGAATGTAATAAGCAGAACAGAAAAAGTAAAAGTTCTTGCAAATGGAGAATTGACCTCCAAGCTTGTTGTTAAAGTTCACAAGTCAAGCGCTAAAGCAGAGGAAGCAATTAAAAATGCCGGTGGTTCACTTGAATTAATTAAATAG